A genomic stretch from Anaerobranca californiensis DSM 14826 includes:
- the cas5c gene encoding type I-C CRISPR-associated protein Cas5c, with the protein MKVERVSYDVITPSAARGILEAIYWKPAIKWVIDRIHVINPIEFEGIKRNEVTKRISSQQVNKVIKGSKEMIYLDTNENRAQRTTLLLKRVFYVIEAHFEMTDQKGPDDTQEKHYNIFLRRARKGQCYHRPYLGCREFSAHFELLEGELPKSYYAEGEDVIDLGWMLYDIDYENNFTPKFFRAQMRKGVIDLTKEVNTF; encoded by the coding sequence ATGAAAGTTGAAAGGGTTAGTTATGATGTAATTACACCATCGGCAGCAAGGGGGATACTAGAGGCTATTTATTGGAAGCCAGCTATAAAGTGGGTCATTGATAGGATTCATGTTATAAATCCCATCGAGTTTGAGGGTATTAAAAGAAATGAAGTAACTAAAAGAATTTCTTCACAACAAGTTAATAAAGTTATAAAAGGTAGTAAAGAAATGATCTATTTAGACACTAATGAAAATAGAGCACAGAGAACTACTTTATTATTAAAAAGAGTTTTTTATGTAATAGAAGCCCATTTTGAAATGACAGATCAAAAAGGACCTGATGATACACAAGAGAAACATTATAATATTTTTTTAAGAAGGGCTAGGAAAGGACAGTGTTATCATAGACCTTACCTAGGATGCAGGGAGTTTTCAGCCCATTTTGAATTATTAGAAGGAGAACTTCCTAAATCCTATTATGCTGAAGGGGAAGATGTAATAGATTTAGGATGGATGCTTTATGATATTGATTATGAGAATAATTTTACACCTAAATTTTTTAGGGCTCAAATGAGAAAAGGAGTTATTGATTTGACAAAGGAGGTGAATACTTTTTGA